TCTTACACCGTCTTCACTTGTTTCTGTATAGTAAGTCGCAATATATGGAGTAATTAAACAATGTTCTGCTTTTGTAGTAATAGTAGTAAGTGGAGTATCTAATTCATACTGTAGACCATCTTTTGCAAAGCCTGTCTGACCTATCCTTACTACAAAAGGTGTAGGATTATTTATTATAAATTTCTGAAATCCTTTTGCTATTCTTCTAAGAGTATTTTCAGCAAGTGGCTTTTTTCTATCAAAGATAGAAGGACATGGAATAGACCAATCAATGCATTCTGCAGCTGTTCTCCATGGATTAAGCAGTCCCATTCTTGCTTCAATCTGTTCTGGGTCACTATGAGTAGGTTTTGGCCATACAATAGGCTGTCCATCACATCTTGCTATCATGAAAAATCTCTTCCTAGTTGTAGGAGCTCCATAATCACACGCTCTTAGTTCTCTAAAGTCAATCTCATACCCTTGCTTTTCTAAAGCCTTTATAAATAATTCAAAAGTTTCACCTTTTCTTTTGGGGTCTGGATATCCATCTTTTATAGGTCCCCAGGTTTTGAATTCTTCTACATTTTCTAACATGATTATTTTGGGTTTAACTAGCTTTGCCCACTTAACAGCTATCCAAGCTAGCCCTCTTATATTTTTATCAACTGGTTTACCACCTTTTGCTTTACTAAAATGTTTACAATCTGGAGAAAACCATGCTAGGTCAACTGAATTTCCCTGAGTAACTTCTAATGGATCTACATCCCATACACTTTCACAATAATGCTTTGTATTTGGATGATTAGTTTTGTGCATAAGTATTGCATCTGGGTCATGGTTTATTGCTATATCTATATATCTTCCAAGAGCTGCTTCTATTCCTGTACTAGCTCCTCCACCTCCCGCAAAGTTGTCAATTATTAATCCCATGCTTTGCCTCCCTCTATCATTTTGCTGATGTTAGCAAAACGATAATTCACATTCTGGTTATTGCTTTACTCTTCGTCTTCAATAACATAAAATTCTTTCTTGCACTCTTCACATCTGTGTTTTGCTTTTAAAGGCTTATAGGATATATAATCGCTTCCACAAAAAGGACAATTTTCCACATGATCAGCAGTATATCCTTCAACATAGACATTCATTAAATTTTCCCTCGCCTTCTCCTATGCTGGCTCTATACAAACAACAATTGCTTTTATCCAATCATATTTTTTAACTTCTTCTACTGCTAAATCCTCTAAATCTTCTTGTGTTAAATCTGAATACTCTTGAAAATTGTTATCTATCCATTCGTCTACAAGCTCTTCAAATTCGTCAGATAAATAGAATCGCCCATCTTCGACATAATACTCATCAATTTCAGCGCTTCCCCATTTATTTAACCAGTAACCATAACTATCATCGTGAACGCACTCTGTTGCTACTAAAGGCACTATTGGTAAATCTGGATTATCCTTAATCAATTCAAATAAATGATTTATATTTTGTTTTTGCTTTTCTATTTTCATTCTTTTATCCTCCTTCACAATCTGGTTATATTGCGTACTGAATTATTTATTTGCTTTCAAAATATTCTTTTAAGAACTTATCCTTCTCTGATTTTCCGCAGCTGACACAAAGGTTTACATAACTCCATAAAGAGTTTCGATAATCTTCTATTACAACATTTTCTGTTTTGCATTTTTCGCAAGTCCCATATCTTGCTTTTTCGGTAGAATAATCTACTGTTATAATTCTGCTGGCGTAAAATTCTTTTTCACATTCCCCGCATTCCACTAATCCTATATCTTCTTCATTGCTGTTAATTTCCCAGCTATCTGAAAACTCATAGCCACAATAGGGACATACTATTTCTTTTGTATATTCATGATCTATTCTAGCCATTACTCTCCCTCGCTTTCTATTTTCTCGTAATAAAATTTGCCATCAAAAGGAGTTATATTAACAATTCCATAATCTAGTCCGACTTTGACTATATAATCTTTAGATATTCTTTCATGCAGGGTTTTTATATAATTTCTAAACTTTTCTAAATTCAAACTTCTCTTATAGTGATTACACCTTTTACAGCTTGGATTTAAATTAGATAAAGAATCTATATTCTCTCCTTCTACAAGTGCATCTATCCACTCTCTATGAGGTCTTATATGGTCTACTTGCATATCCTTATATTCAATAAGCTTGCCACAATATGCGCAATGCCCATTATATTTTTCGTGTACTTTTATCCTGTCTGATTTTTTAATGCTTTTTCTCATATATTCCTCGCTTTCTCAACCTATATGGCAGTATCAAAGCTTATCTGTTCATTTGGTGGTTCATAGTTCATCCAAATCACTTCGTTTCTATCTTCACCAAAGTATTCTGCCATTCCCTTAGTAGTTTTCTTATTCCAGCCAGTAAGCATTTCATCATAAATTTCAGATTGATATCCAGAAATTATAACTGGTCCTGGATGTTCAATTAATAATTCAAGTAATTCAATATGATCTTGTTCATTCATTTCGTGTTTGTATTGTTTTCCACTTCGTGTGCTTAATAAATACGGGGGGTCAGCATATATTAAAACATTTTGGTATTTATGACGCTTTATAAATTTTATTGCAGGTTGGCAATCGATTTGAACCTGTTTTAACCTGTCAACAATTCCAGCAATCCACTCAGGTAGTCTGTACCAGTTATAGGCAGCATACATATTTTCTCTACCTTGGACATCATTTTTCCATCCTACTTTGTATCCGTTTGTCCTAAATCCATGCCCTTGCCAACATCTAACCAAAAATCTTAATGCTTTTTCAAACTCATCATTTTCCTGTGCTATAAATGAATTATCATATTCTTTTCTACTGTATGGAGTAAGTGATATTAATCTGGCCAGCCTGTCGCTATCTTTCTTTATGCAATTAAAAAGGTTAACTACTTCATCATCCAAATCATTTACTGTCTCTATAGCACTTATTTTTTTATTAAAAAGTACTGCTCCACTTCCAAAATAAGGTTCAATATATGTGTGGTGCTTTGGAAAATTTGATATTATCCAGTCTGCAGTACTCCATTTGCTTCCTGGATACTTTAAAATTGCTCTCACATAAATTCCCTCCTCAAACTGTTACGAAATTCTAATTTAATCTATTAATCGCTGATAAATAAGCTTTCCCTGCCTGAATTGCTTTATCTAGCGGTAAATTCTTCTTGAAATACAGTTTGTCTATATATCTAAGTGCCTTATCTAAATTACTCATATAGAATCCTCACTCCTTGAACGATCTCTTTTATTTAAAAGCATTTCCTCCATTGATTCTTCAGTAACATCTGTATAAGAACCTTGTAATTTTAAAGAGTTCTTTGTATTTTTAGGTTTCTTATTATCATAGTTGCCTTCAAGTACTTTAATATAATTAGCTGGTTTAATTAGCCAATCAAAGGTTATTATCCATGATTTAGGATTCTGGCCATTTAAGAAAGTGGATGCTTTAATCTTGTCGATGCATATATAAATACTATTTCTGCTATGTTCTTTGAGTCTTGCCTTTAGAAGCAATAGTCTTTTATCTCTTATTTGAGTTAAATTTTGTAAATTTAATGAATTCCATGCTACTATTATGCTGTTCAGCTCTTCTGAGCTGATGGAAAACTCATTCGAGTTTGCCTTATCTTCTTTACTTTCCTTTACTTTACTTTCCTTTACTTTACTTTGTGTACTTTCTTCCTGAGTAAACTCAGTTTCCTCTGGAATTAATTCAGTTATTAACGGAGTAAACTGTGAATTTACTAATAAGTAGCGTTTTTCCATAACTATATTTTTTCGCTTAGAACTGACACATGCTGTTATATATCTCTTTTGAATACCTCTACTAGTTAATATTCCATGTCTTTCATAAATCTCATTATCGAATAAATTCCTTCTTAAACATGCATTAATTACGGAGTTAACTCTGTTTTTATCTGCGTTAATTTTGCGACTGAATAAAAGCTCTATATCATCATTCCATTCAATGAAATATCCATTAGCATAAATTTTCTGCCATAATTTTATTAGAATTGCAAACCCATCTAAACCACATTCTGCTTCTAAAAGTTCTACATCATCATCTATATTTACATCTAGTGGAAAATAATCTAAGCCAACTTTAAGCGGTCTAGCCATATCCCTTATCACCTCCTCCTTATGATTGAGCTATTATAAAATTTCCCTGGTAAACTTTCTTGATTTCGCTTTCAATAATATTTACATCTGAATTTCCATCACTTAGATGAAGTAGATATAGATTCTTTAAACTTTCGGTACCATTTGCTTTAAGAAACTCAATTACATTATCAAGGCCAAAATGTGACCTTCTAATTCTATTTGCAAGCTCAGGTAACATGTATCCGCTATTAATATTTCTAGTTAGAACCTCTTCACAGTAATTGCATTCAACTGCTATATGATTAAGTCCAGCAAACTTGTATCTGATGTAATATGTGTCTGTAGCAAATAAGAGTTTCTCTTTAGTCTCTTTTTCATATAAGAGGAACCCTAGTGGCTCATTACAGTCATGCTCTGTTTTAAACGCTAATATATTGAATCCTGCTATGCTTATCTGCTGCTTATCCATAACTTTTATATATCTATGGCCAGAAACTTTACACCCTTCAAATGTCCCTTTAGATGCATATACATCAATACCAGCTTTTGCTATATCCTTTATTGATTTAGAGTGGTCCTGATGCTCATGAGTTATTAGACATCCTTTTATATCTGATAAATCAAAATCTAGAGTTTCTTTAATCTTTTTAAATGGGATACCTGCTTCTAAAAGCAGGCTCCCTTCACTTCCTTTTACTAAATATGAATTACCTTTACTACTACTTGCTAATATTTGAAATTCCATAAGATACTCCTTTAGAATTCAGGTTCTATTTGTATTTGCTCAGCTGATTCATTAGATTCTGTATATTCAACATCTACAATAGGCTCAGGCTTATCAGGTTTATCTTCTTCAAAATCTATAAGTTCCCTATTTGCATTACTTGATATCTCTTTTTTCACTGGATCAATATCCTCGTTATCAGTGGTCTTGTTAAACTCTTCTAGAAGGATATCAGCATCATCTGAGGTATTAACAAACATCTTACAAGCTCTATTAATTACAGATTTCTTTGCCATTTCTTCACTAAAGTTTTTATGAGCTCCACTTGAACCTTTAGTAGCTCCTTGATTCCATGCTGCTTGTATTTGAGCTAGTGTCATTATTTCTGTATGAATAGGACCGTTATCACCCATAATCATTGCAAATGCACCTAAAATCTTCTTATTATCAATATTCTCAAACTTAGGGTTAAACTTTTTAATCCGAATAGTACCAGTTGCTATATCAAATTCTGTTTCTATTTCATCACCTTCATATATGCAGTAGGCTTTTACATCAACCACACCTTTGATTCTCTTAGTAACTGCTACTGTTCCCATGTAACTTCTCATAAGAGTAAGCTGGTCACCGTACACTACGAAATAACACTGGTTCTTTGCTGGAGATAATCCTTGAATAACCATGCTTAGCATTGCATTAGTTATTGAAGTTTTAGAACATACTTCAAGAGCTTTCTTTCCATTTCTATCCTTTGTTTCTAAAAGTTTTAAATAAGCACTTCTAACTGCATTTCCTAGGCTGTAATTAGGAGGTAAATTAATAGTACTTTCCTCATTAAGAACCTTTAAATTTTCTTGAACCTTTCCAATAAACTCATTTACCGTTTCTTTTTGTTCCACTAAATCTTTTTTTACCTCTGCCATGTTAAGCTACCTCCCTATTTTCAATTAGTTCAAATTTTAATTTTTCATCCTTGGTTACAACTAAATTAATTACTTGGCTTTTAATATCTACAATTTCATTTACTGACTCTCTATTATCAATAAAAATTGGTGCCTGGAACTTGTAGTAATCTGTAAGAGTATTTATGATATCTAGGCCTGCATTTATCTTCATAGCATTATTTAAATCCTCAAAAGGTACTCCGTTTACAGTTGCTATGAAGGTTTCATTTATTCCGCCATTTACTTGAGTTTCAAATAGCTTGAATTTTACTAGTCTGAACTTGTTATTTAGCTTTTCTTCCAGTAAATCTGACTTTGTGATTATGAATTGCTCACATAAGAACTCTTTCTTTTCCAGCTCTGCAATCATATTTGATAGTTCTCTTTCTCTTTCTTTAAGCTCAGTTACTCTTTTCTCGTTGTCTTTAGCAATGTCAATTTTAGCAATCTGCTTTGATATTTTATCTAGCTGATCATTAAGTTCTTTTACTTTTTCTGAGTTATCATTAGCACTTTGAAGCTCAAGGATATCTTTAATTTCTTGCTCTTTAATTTGAATTTGAAGAAGTATATCCTTGTATTCTTTAGACTCCGAAATATCAATTACTTTAAGCTGTTCTTCAAGGCTTTTTACAAGGTCAGCTTTGGCATGCATTTCATTTTTTAGAGCAGTTACAATTTCTTCTTTATCTTTTAAATCTATTGCATTTAATGCTTCTTCTGCTTTTAGCTTATCTGCCTTTATGTCCTTGCCTAATTGATTTATAGAGATAAGCTTTTTCTGATTATTAGAATTAAACTCATCTATATGCTTTTGAATCTCTTCTTCAGGAAGAACTTGATGGCATGTAGGGCAAATATTTGAGCTTTCATCAAACTTTAGATTTTTAACTTTCTCAAATTCAGCTCTTAAATCGGACAGCTTTTTATCAAATTCTTTTATATCTTCAGTTAGAGTCTTTACTTTTCTTGCTTCATCTTCTAAAGTGTCTTTATTTTGAAGGTATGCTTTTTTAATAGCAGCTCCTTCTTCCATTGCTGAATCAATTTTTTCTCTTAAATCCTTTGTGGCATTTTGCTCTAGTTCTACAAGTTGATTTTTATATAGAGATATTGAACCTTTAATGTTTCTGATTCTAAATTCATAATCCTCAGGACTTGAATCTTTTAAAGCTCTTATTTCTCCTTCTAAAGCCTTTTTACTTTCAAGTAATGTATTTATATCTTGAACATCTTCATCAATGCGTGAGAGTTCGTCTATTCGATAAGGGATTGATTTAATCTCTTCATTGAGTTTTCTTCTTCGAGCTGACATCTCCGCCTGTATATCCTCTATGGATTTATCTGATAAGAGATCCTTAAGCTCTAAAAGCTTAGAATTTTTATCAAATATTTCTTCAAGCTGTACTTCTCCACATATTTCAAGTGCTATCTGTCTTCTTTTCTTCCAGTCCACTTTAGTGTTAAAGTGCAGCGGGTTAGTTATGATTTTAAAAGTATCCTCATCTATGATTTCAGCTAAGAAATCTTTATATTCTTTAAGCTTCTTAGGAACTCCGTTTATAAAGTACTCTGTTGTATGGCCAGTAAGCTCAGAATCAGCTTGACCTCTTTTTTTAGTCCATTTTTCTTTATATGTCTTTTGAAGTTCAACATGCTTACCATCAAGTTCAATAACTGCTATTACTTCGTGCTCCATCATGTGATTTGGTTCTCCAAGTATATCCAGTGGCTTTACATTAAACTGACTAGAGTTTTGACTATCTTTATCGAATAGTAACCACATAAAAGCATCAAAGATAGTTGTTTTTCCTGTACCATTTTCTCCGTATACATTTAGGTCTTTTCCATCTATCTCAAGTGACAAATCTTTAATGCCCTTGAAATTTCTAAGTCTTAGGTTAATAAGTTTCATTTTATATTCCTCCTGTATTTATAATTTATTTTTAGGCCCATGTACCGTTTTCATAGTAGTGGTACCATTCCCCATTTCTTAGCTTTACACATACTGTATTATTTTCATCTAACCAAACTTTAGTGATTTTCATTCCAGCCTTATATTCGCTTCCTACACAATCGGTGTGTTTCTTGTTTACTCTATGCATCAATTTCTTTTGATCTTCAGTTAGATTCTCAATACCTATTATCATTTTGGACCTCCTGTGGTATAATATTTTTAGAGTTTTTTTCTTATGCCCTTTTGTGAGTTGCCGCTCGCGATGGGCTTTTTTCTTGCAATGAAACGATTAGATTTAGTGTTGATATTAATAAATCAAATAATTTTTCTTGTATAACTTTTACAGTAGCAACTTCTTTATCATCTATTACTTCATCTGAAACTACATCTATCAAATGCCTTAGCACGTCTTGGATATGACCTAGTGAACTTTGAAATGAAATTGTACTTCCAGATAGCTCTTTAAGGCATAATTCCTCAAGGTTTATACCAGGAGAAATATTTTTAAGATGCATTAGAGGCAACCATGATGCATTGTATTTTTCAGTCATAGCCACTACTATTTCATCCGGAACCTTATATTTGTTATTCTCGTAATCAGATAATGTCCTAATACTTATGTGTAGCAGCTCACTTGCATGTTCTTGTGTCAAACCAGCATTATTCCTGGCTACCTGATAGAAATTTAAGAAATCTCTTCGCATTAATATCTCCTTTCAGTCTTGATATAATTAAAATAAGAACTAAAATCGGTACAATATAAATAAGAAAAAAAATAATCGGAGATAATATCCATATGGATATAAACCTCAAAAATCCAGCTATTATTATCCCTCCATTTCCAAAGTATGCCGATAAAAAGTTAGCTACTCCTATCCAATCAACCTTCTCATAGAAAAAC
This is a stretch of genomic DNA from Acetoanaerobium sticklandii. It encodes these proteins:
- a CDS encoding recombinase RecT, which encodes MAEVKKDLVEQKETVNEFIGKVQENLKVLNEESTINLPPNYSLGNAVRSAYLKLLETKDRNGKKALEVCSKTSITNAMLSMVIQGLSPAKNQCYFVVYGDQLTLMRSYMGTVAVTKRIKGVVDVKAYCIYEGDEIETEFDIATGTIRIKKFNPKFENIDNKKILGAFAMIMGDNGPIHTEIMTLAQIQAAWNQGATKGSSGAHKNFSEEMAKKSVINRACKMFVNTSDDADILLEEFNKTTDNEDIDPVKKEISSNANRELIDFEEDKPDKPEPIVDVEYTESNESAEQIQIEPEF
- a CDS encoding MBL fold metallo-hydrolase, producing MEFQILASSSKGNSYLVKGSEGSLLLEAGIPFKKIKETLDFDLSDIKGCLITHEHQDHSKSIKDIAKAGIDVYASKGTFEGCKVSGHRYIKVMDKQQISIAGFNILAFKTEHDCNEPLGFLLYEKETKEKLLFATDTYYIRYKFAGLNHIAVECNYCEEVLTRNINSGYMLPELANRIRRSHFGLDNVIEFLKANGTESLKNLYLLHLSDGNSDVNIIESEIKKVYQGNFIIAQS
- a CDS encoding DNA adenine methylase, which gives rise to MRAILKYPGSKWSTADWIISNFPKHHTYIEPYFGSGAVLFNKKISAIETVNDLDDEVVNLFNCIKKDSDRLARLISLTPYSRKEYDNSFIAQENDEFEKALRFLVRCWQGHGFRTNGYKVGWKNDVQGRENMYAAYNWYRLPEWIAGIVDRLKQVQIDCQPAIKFIKRHKYQNVLIYADPPYLLSTRSGKQYKHEMNEQDHIELLELLIEHPGPVIISGYQSEIYDEMLTGWNKKTTKGMAEYFGEDRNEVIWMNYEPPNEQISFDTAI
- a CDS encoding HNH endonuclease — protein: MRKSIKKSDRIKVHEKYNGHCAYCGKLIEYKDMQVDHIRPHREWIDALVEGENIDSLSNLNPSCKRCNHYKRSLNLEKFRNYIKTLHERISKDYIVKVGLDYGIVNITPFDGKFYYEKIESEGE
- a CDS encoding AAA family ATPase encodes the protein MKLINLRLRNFKGIKDLSLEIDGKDLNVYGENGTGKTTIFDAFMWLLFDKDSQNSSQFNVKPLDILGEPNHMMEHEVIAVIELDGKHVELQKTYKEKWTKKRGQADSELTGHTTEYFINGVPKKLKEYKDFLAEIIDEDTFKIITNPLHFNTKVDWKKRRQIALEICGEVQLEEIFDKNSKLLELKDLLSDKSIEDIQAEMSARRRKLNEEIKSIPYRIDELSRIDEDVQDINTLLESKKALEGEIRALKDSSPEDYEFRIRNIKGSISLYKNQLVELEQNATKDLREKIDSAMEEGAAIKKAYLQNKDTLEDEARKVKTLTEDIKEFDKKLSDLRAEFEKVKNLKFDESSNICPTCHQVLPEEEIQKHIDEFNSNNQKKLISINQLGKDIKADKLKAEEALNAIDLKDKEEIVTALKNEMHAKADLVKSLEEQLKVIDISESKEYKDILLQIQIKEQEIKDILELQSANDNSEKVKELNDQLDKISKQIAKIDIAKDNEKRVTELKERERELSNMIAELEKKEFLCEQFIITKSDLLEEKLNNKFRLVKFKLFETQVNGGINETFIATVNGVPFEDLNNAMKINAGLDIINTLTDYYKFQAPIFIDNRESVNEIVDIKSQVINLVVTKDEKLKFELIENREVA
- a CDS encoding DNA cytosine methyltransferase — protein: MGLIIDNFAGGGGASTGIEAALGRYIDIAINHDPDAILMHKTNHPNTKHYCESVWDVDPLEVTQGNSVDLAWFSPDCKHFSKAKGGKPVDKNIRGLAWIAVKWAKLVKPKIIMLENVEEFKTWGPIKDGYPDPKRKGETFELFIKALEKQGYEIDFRELRACDYGAPTTRKRFFMIARCDGQPIVWPKPTHSDPEQIEARMGLLNPWRTAAECIDWSIPCPSIFDRKKPLAENTLRRIAKGFQKFIINNPTPFVVRIGQTGFAKDGLQYELDTPLTTITTKAEHCLITPYIATYYTETSEDGVRGQKLNEPIATIPTNNRFGLVTAFIARHFKSSVGHEIDMPLATITTIDKSNLVMAFLLKYYGADIGQRLTEPLHTITSKDRFGLVTIQGEDYKIVDIGMRMLQPHELFKAQGFPDSYIIDRDYTGKTYPKTKQVARVGNSVCPQLAEALVRANVHEFDIRKQA
- a CDS encoding helix-turn-helix domain-containing protein, whose amino-acid sequence is MRRDFLNFYQVARNNAGLTQEHASELLHISIRTLSDYENNKYKVPDEIVVAMTEKYNASWLPLMHLKNISPGINLEELCLKELSGSTISFQSSLGHIQDVLRHLIDVVSDEVIDDKEVATVKVIQEKLFDLLISTLNLIVSLQEKSPSRAATHKRA
- a CDS encoding DUF4373 domain-containing protein, with the translated sequence MARPLKVGLDYFPLDVNIDDDVELLEAECGLDGFAILIKLWQKIYANGYFIEWNDDIELLFSRKINADKNRVNSVINACLRRNLFDNEIYERHGILTSRGIQKRYITACVSSKRKNIVMEKRYLLVNSQFTPLITELIPEETEFTQEESTQSKVKESKVKESKEDKANSNEFSISSEELNSIIVAWNSLNLQNLTQIRDKRLLLLKARLKEHSRNSIYICIDKIKASTFLNGQNPKSWIITFDWLIKPANYIKVLEGNYDNKKPKNTKNSLKLQGSYTDVTEESMEEMLLNKRDRSRSEDSI